The region CGCGGGGTGGCTGACCGTCGCCCGGCCGGTGGCGAGGTTCACCGAGGCGGCGACGCCGTCCAGTCGGCCGAGCTTCTTCTCGACCCGGCCCACACAGGCGGCGCAGGTCATCCCGCCGACCGTGAGGGTGGTGGTGAGGGGCGGGGCCGGTGCGGCGGGAGGGGGCGACGACGGGGGTCCGGGCCGGGGCTGCGAGGTCATCGCGGTGCTCCCCCCGTCACCGGGCGGGGGGCCGCGCCGCCCATGCCGTGCATACCGCCCATGCCCCCGTCGTCGGCGGGCGCGCCGCCTCCCGTACGGGTGCCGCCCGCCGGGTGCAGATCCGGGGCCACCGGACCGGCGGCGGCACCGGCCGCGTACGACAGCGTGCCGAGCAGCGCCAGCAGCACGAGGAAGCCGAGGACCGACCGGGCGGGCAACAGCCGTGGGACGGCCTTGCCGAGAGGGGGCCGACTGCGATCGGCCGGGGAGCGGGACATCGCGTCATCGTGGCAGGCGGAAGCGGCGCCGGGCGGGCGATCCGGGGCTCGTCGGAGGGTGAGGTTCATCCCGTTCCCGGGCCGGAACTCACCGGCCTCCGGGCCCGACTAACTGGGTTTGGTCGGCGGCCTGTCGACTGGTTCCGGGAGACCTTCCCGGGGGGCTCTTCGGCCGGCTCCGACCACGCCCGCGAACCCCTCTCGGGCACCCTCTCCGCCGCCCCGTCGCCCTCCCGGCCGTCTCCCGGTCACCGTCCGTTCGAATTCCCCGGCCTTGGCGGGAACTCGACGCGCCCCGCGCACGACCTCTCCAACGCCGCGCCGTCCGGGCGCGGTTCGTCGTCGACCGGCGCCCGTTGAGGAGGACACCGTGTCCAGATCGCCCGAACCCGTAGAGCTGTACGGGCCGGAGTACACCCGCGACCCCTATCCCCTGTACGCCGAGCTGCGCGAGCGCGGCCCGGTCCACCGGGTGCGCTTCCCCAGCGGGGTGTGCGCCTGGCTGGTCACCGGCTACGAAGCCGCCCATCAGGCGCTGACCGACCCCCGGCTGGGCAAGCACCATGCGCGGGGCAACGCGGCCTGGCGGGCCCGCGCCTCGATCATGCCCGAGCCCCAGCACTCCCAGCTCCAGGTGCATCTGCTCCACCAGGACCCGCCGCGGCACACCGCGCTGCGCCGCCTGATCACCGAAGCCTTCGCACCGCAGCGGGTCGAGAGGCTCCGCCCCCGGTTCCAGGCGATGGCCGATGCCCTGCTCGACGGGCTCCCGGACGCCGGCGAGGCCGAGCTGATCGAGGTCTTCGCCGGGCGCTTCCCGTTTCAGGTGCTGGCCGAAGTGATCGGACTTCCCGCGGAGTTCGCGGAGCGTTTCGACCGGGACTGGGGCAAGGTCGTCCAGCCCGTGGGGCCGTCGGACCCCGCCCGCCCGGCGTACGAGGCGCGGCTGCGCGGACTGCAGCAGTACATCGCCGATCTCGTCGTCCACAAGCGCGGTGAGCGGGGCGAGGATCTGCTCTCCCGGCTGGTGACCGCCCGCGACGACGGCCGGATCGGTCAGGAGGAGCTGGATTCGATGATCTTCCAGCTGCTGGTCGCCGGACAGGAGCCGGTCACCCACCAGATCGGCACGGCTCTGGTCACCCTGCTGCGCCACCCCGGCCACCTGGCGACGCTGGCC is a window of Streptomyces caniferus DNA encoding:
- a CDS encoding cytochrome P450 family protein — encoded protein: MSRSPEPVELYGPEYTRDPYPLYAELRERGPVHRVRFPSGVCAWLVTGYEAAHQALTDPRLGKHHARGNAAWRARASIMPEPQHSQLQVHLLHQDPPRHTALRRLITEAFAPQRVERLRPRFQAMADALLDGLPDAGEAELIEVFAGRFPFQVLAEVIGLPAEFAERFDRDWGKVVQPVGPSDPARPAYEARLRGLQQYIADLVVHKRGERGEDLLSRLVTARDDGRIGQEELDSMIFQLLVAGQEPVTHQIGTALVTLLRHPGHLATLAGRPELLPRAVEELLRYDSAFELTTWRFFAEDTDLHGTRIPAGDSVIVALSAAHRDARQFPDPDALHFDRTPNPHLAFGHGIHFCPGAALARTELQIALGTLLRRLPDLRPAVPDDELSWIPAVLARGVERLPVAYGAPAGCPVAHGPDAAC